One genomic region from Magallana gigas chromosome 3, xbMagGiga1.1, whole genome shotgun sequence encodes:
- the LOC105321652 gene encoding telomerase-binding protein EST1A, which produces MASKSEIVRITYKELESSVQDKDRSHRYTDKSSNDEAQKKRSKRPTRGIYQPPRRSPKVLDNTGRGSQGENWDDEEIPSSAESKENSSEREIDDVSSNLKDLHLSRENFDPKKQRSKRPEIQRYVPKGRILEQQTKDDDVSESETNVDVSPRKIDLKNDQQDLKVTVVVNEGASSPAQPSVGAKPEPKHPPNPHNPLDRTTKGESPKRLQSKTDTGNQSRGGQSGPQSNKPRHQRDSENKPKSGGRNSEEKRFGGGEAAQKKGPQHSGHSGPGQGKQYDRGSRDNEFRRGESKRGGFGRGRDNKRGGWQEEEPKPQRQPRERRDRVAESSGSDQKKADSAEREQGMKDIIPTMVFERKNGSNSPAESENSKQVQVTSGSNNGSGKPGSKRYSLSAMRRPRAGSISSDVSNTSDLSMDEETTNRILDWSVEVEREMAEQIQDETPKLQEYLDQKGGFNDWDGAIETVDKARQALERGQQMQRSGEERGYGKQGNRQYGNTKNFKNDRNYQDSHKEYENGFRQRRNSDGARSRRKDRHRKGSSAGRRSRDSSVSSAHSVRSYHTEDDMYGTDTWPRRRNRRRGSNASLKESRSKEVLNDPTSLNLKVTFARDEKRQVLMKDRESPKGRGRGRGRGHREDREDVNVGKHSDNYHRKGFEDKQGGRNGRASGNEFRQRRTSGDKRDGYGHYETKGGREYDHRYDRRNFGGHQTERERRKSPESTAHGGGIIKLPTNTDTSETHPQGQSSKQHVEFHTSGHRGERNRLAPRETHSHGNTGQRMLFDPKNPEKMIVVPGPAPSTSTSQLKFKDPSGSESPQSPPSQQHPLMPPPGGFPTMPSQYRGYPSFYGGYDPRYPDPMYGGAPMPGPPMPGYYYGYPGMYRENPMFREDNAEFPGDGEIDPMYAGRSRAQCRMMAEHMFQEACHMDSQLSELVSRRQSADTLQHVYRLRHELQQKLEHIILLDVEVASKHNAEQLLWKSVYYQVIEMFRRQLSEDKEGEGPKTELSKILDEGTTFFDKLLEKLQQKYGFDVEDYMESSLASQENQSRHVKLAILSIQRLMINLGDIARYREQMNHSGKVNYGRARSWYTKAQMLAPKNGRPYNQLAILGLYTRRKLDAVYYYMRSLAASNPFLTAREGLLNLFDEARKKVLAVEQKKEEEREKVKKLAPQKPHHGQRIEIWVSPDGTSSEGKTEDKDEDDLDKLEAVELNKRFNLSFLNVHGKLFTKVGRENFPECCGQMLKEFQALLRYGALPPTRLIQLMAINMFAIENTALKDPSMAEDFRSELQEHAVQLGLDMFGILLDCCAGELNKHLASSDYPSHMFSRELEELIPGVKKWTDWMLANLKLWNPPPSLRDTALGPGVDVWKVTAKFANILKDVDVSHVKLYEDRREGCEPVVLFEDTMLSGFVPLMSAPLKLAFVHSTVDKDIARDCLRIQVLQEFADYLCGVEPPMLEFDVAKKEYYSVAPSTDYSEAPHGDLPSDSDEEAEVIVESEEEVAEEAEGDEHVRHLRQKKEELSKRKEQKLRDKENIQKLIEKDRHRCIELEIHPIFLIPDTNCFIDHFSSLKQLIQLKKYTVVVPLIVINELDGLAKGSKEGQYDSTEQATKVRERSKQTVEFLEEEFEKKNSHVKALTSKGNVLETISFRSEEGDSSGGINDDIILSCCLHYCKDKAREFMPKDKDAPVRLYREVVLLTDDRNLRLKAHTCNVPVKDVLSFLKWSKIT; this is translated from the exons ATGGCCTCCAAATCTGAAATCGTTAGGATAACATACAAAGAACTGGAGTCTTCTGTTCAAGATAAAGACAGATCACATCGATATACCGACAAAAGTAGCAATGATG aaGCGCAAAAAAAGAGAAGCAAGAGGCCCACAAGGGGTATATATCAGCCTCCAAGACGGTCCCCTAAGGTGCTAGACAACACGGGAAGGGGTTCCCAGGGGGAGAACTGGGATGATGAGGAAATTCCTAGTTCTGCAGAAAGCAAGGAGAACAGCTCCGAGCGAGAG attGATGATGTGAGTTCAAATCTGAAAGACCTACATCTTAGCAGAGAAAATTTTGATCCAAAGAAACAACGGTCAAAAAGGCCTGAAATTCAAAGATATGTCCCTAAGGGCAGGATACTGGAACAACAAACCAAAGATGATGATGTCTCCGAGTCAGAAACTAATGTGGATGTTTCTCCAcgaaaaattgatttgaaaaatgaCCAACAAGACTTGAAAGTGACAGTGGTGGTGAATGAAGGGGCATCATCCCCTGCCCAGCCCAGTGTTGGAGCAAAACCTGAGCCTAAGCATCCTCCAAATCCCCATAATCCACTGGACAGAACAACTAAGGGGGAATCTCCCAAAAGACTACAGTCAAAGACAGACACTGGAAACCAGTCCAGGGGAGGTCAATCTGGTCCACAATCCAATAAACCAAGGCATCAGAGAGACAGTGAGAATAAACCAAAGAGTGGTGGAAGGAATTCTGAAGAGAAAAGGTTTGGAGGTGGAGAGGCTGCTCAGAAAAAGGGACCGCAACACAGTGGGCACAGTGGGCCTGGTCAAGGCAAGCAATATGATAGAGGTAGCCGTGATAATGAGTTCAGGAGGGGGGAGTCTAAAAGAGGGGGATTTGGTAGAGGGAGAGATAACAAGAGAGGTGGCTGGCAGGAGGAAGAACCTAAACCTCAAAGACAGCCTAGAGAGAGGAGAGACAGGGTGGCAGAGAGTAGTGGGAGTGACCAGAAGAAAGCGGACAGTGCTGAAAGGGAGCAAGGCATGAAAGACATCATACCAACCATGGTGTTTGAGAGAAAGAATGGGAGTAATTCTCCTGCGGAATCTGAAAACTCCAAACAGGTCCAAGTCACATCAGGTAGTAATAATGGGAGTGGTAAGCCTGGATCTAAGAGGTATTCACTGTCAGCCATGAGGCGTCCAAGAGCAGGCAGCATCAGCAGTGATGTAAGCAATACAAGTGATCTCAGTATGGATGAAGAGACCACAAACCGAATTCTGGATTGGAGTGTGGAAGTAGAGAGAGAAATGGCAGAACAAATTCAAGATGAAACTCCAAAGCTGCAGGAATATCTGGATCAGAAAGGTGGATTTAATGACTGGGATGGAGCCATAGAAACAGTGGATAAAGCCAGGCAAGCTTTAGAAAGAGGTCAGCAGATGCAGAGATCTGGCGAGGAAAGAGGCTATGGGAAGCAGGGAAACAGGCAATATGGGAAtaccaaaaattttaaaaatgacagaaaTTATCAGGATAGTCACAAGGAGTATGAAAATGGTTTCAGACAAAGGAGAAATAGTGATGGGGCAAGGAGTCGAAGGAAAGACAGACACAGGAAAGGATCCAGTGCTGGAAGACGTAGTCGTGATTCCAGTGTGTCCAGCGCTCACAGTGTCAGGAGCTACCACACAGAAGATGATATGTATGGAACAGACACATGGCCCAGAAGAAGGAACCGTAGAAGGGGCAGCAATGCCAGTTTGAAGGAATCTCGCAGCAAGGAAGTTCTAAATGATCCAACCAGTTTAAATCTGAAAGTGACATTTGCAAGGGATGAAAAAAGACAGGTTTTGATGAAGGATAGAGAAAGTCCTAAGGGGAGAGGGCGGGGCAGGGGGCGGGGTCACAGAGAGGACAGAGAGGATGTCAATGTGGGCAAACACTCAGACAATTATCATAGGAAAGGGTTTGAAGATAAGCAGGGAGGACGTAATGGAAGAGCTTCAGGGAATGAATTTCGACAACGAAGAACCTCAGGCGATAAAAGAGATGGCTATGGTCACTATGAGACAAAAGGTGGAAGAGAGTATGACCATAGATATGATCGCAGAAATTTTGGAGGACATCAGACAGAGAGAGAGCGAAGAAAAAGTCCTGAAAGTACTGCACATGGTGGGGGAATAATAAAACTCCCCACTAACACAGACACTTCAGAAACCCATCCTCAAGGCCAGAGCAGTAAACAGCATGTGGAGTTCCACACTTCAGGGCACAGAGGAGAAAGAAACCGACTTGCACCCAGAGAAACCCATTCTCATGGAAATACAGGGCAGAGAATGCTATTTGATCCTAAAAATCCAGAAAAGATGATAGTGGTGCCAGGACCTGCCCCCTCTACCTCTACTTCTCAACTCAAATTTAAGGACCCCTCTGGTTCAGAATCTCCCCAATCTCCCCCCTCACAGCAACACCCCTTGATGCCCCCTCCTGGAGGTTTTCCCACAATGCCTTCCCAGTATAGAGGCTACCCTTCATTTTATGGAGGCTATGATCCTCGCTATCCGGACCCTATGTATGGGGGAGCTCCAATGCCTGGCCCTCCAATGCCAGGCTATTACTATGGATATCCAGGGATGTACCGAGAAAACCCAATGTTCAGGGAGGATAATGCTGAGTTTCCAGG GGATGGTGAAATTGACCCTATGTATGCAGGCAGATCTAGGGCCCAGTGCAGGATGATGGCTGAGCACATGTTTCAGGAGGCATGTCATATGGACTCTCAGCTCTCTGAACTTGTGTCCAGACGACAGTCTGCTGACACTTTACAGCATGTGTATAGGCTAAG ACATGAACTGCAGCAGAAGTTGGAGCACATAATTCTGTTGGATGTGGAGGTGGCCAGTAAACACAATGCAGAGCAGCTGCTGTGGAAGTCTGTGTACTACCAGGTGATAGAGATGTTCCGGCGACAGCTGTCAGAGGACAAGGAGGGGGAGGGGCCCAAAACAGAACTCTCCAAAATCCTGGACGAG GGCACCACATTCTTTGACAAGCTACTGGAGAAACTGCAGCAGAAATATGGCTTTGATGTGGAGGATTACATGGAGTCCAGCCTGGCCTCTCAGGAGAACCAGAGTCGCCACGTCAAGCTGGCCATCCTCTCCATCCAGAGGCTCATGATCAACCTCGGCGACATCGCCCGCTACCGCGAGCAGATGAACCACAGCGGGAAGGTTAACTACGGGCGGGCTAGAAG TTGGTACACCAAAGCTCAAATGTTGGCTCCCAAGAATGGACGTCCATACAACCAGCTGGCAATTCTTGGCCTCTACACA AGGAGGAAGCTAGATGCAGTGTATTACTACATGAGGAGTCTCGCCGCCAGTAATCCTTTCCTTACAGCCAGGGAGGGTCTTCTCAATCTGTTTGATGAAGCCAGGAAAAAG GTCTTAGCTGTTGAGCAGAAGAAGGAAGAGGAAAgagaaaaagtgaaaaagttGGCTCCACAAAAACCCCACCATGGTCAGCGAATAGAAATCTGGGTCTCACCAGATGGGACAAGCTCTGAAGGAAAGACAGAGGACAAAGATGAGGATGACCTTGACAAACTGGAGGCTGTAGAG CTGAATAAAAGATTTAATCTGAGCTTCCTTAATGTCCATGGAAAGCTGTTTACGAAAGTAGG GCGGGAGAACTTCCCAGAATGCTGTGGACAGATGCTGAAAGAGTTCCAGGCTTTGCTGCGCTACGGAGCTTTGCCACCTACCAGACTTATACAGCTCATGGCCATCAATATGTTTGCTATAGAAAACACAGCactgaaag ATCCATCGATGGCAGAAGATTTCCGATCAGAGCTCCAGGAACACGCAGTACAGCTAGGATTGGACATGTTCGGGATTCTCCTGGACTGCTGTGCAGGGGAGTTAAATAAGCACTTGGCCTCTTCTGACTACCCCAGCCACATGTTTAGTCGGGAGCTTGAGGAGCTGATTCCCGGGGTGAAGAAGTGGACCGACTGGATGCTGGCCAACCTGAAGCTGTGGAACCCACCCCCTTCTCTCAGGGACACCGCACTTGG GCCTGGTGTGGATGTGTGGAAAGTGACTGCCAAGTTTGCCAACATTCTGAAAGATGTGGACGTCAGTCATGTCAAGTTATATGAGGACAGGAGAGAGG GCTGTGAGCCGGTTGTTTTGTTTGAGGACACCATGCTATCTGGATTTGTTCCCCTCATGAGTGCCCCATTAAAACTGGCTTTTGTCCATAGCACTGTAGACAAG GACATAGCCAGGGACTGTTTGCGTATTCAGGTTCTACAGGAGTTTGCCGATTACCTCTGTGGGGTGGAGCCACCTATGCTGGAGTTTGATGTGGCCAAGAAAGAGTACTACTCAGTGGCACCCTCTACCGACTATAGCGAGGCTCCCCATGGGGACCTGCCATCAGATTCAGACgag GAAGCTGAAGTGATCGTTGAGAGTGAGGAAGAGGTTGCGGAGGAGGCGGAGGGAGATGAACATGTACGTCACCTGAGGCAGAAGAAGGAGGAGCTCAGTAAGAGGAAGGAACAGAAGCTGCGAGACAAGGAGAACATTCAG AAACTGATAGAAAAGGATCGGCATCGCTGCATTGAGCTCGAGATTCATCCAATTTTCTTGATCCCGGACACCAACTGTTTCATAGATCACTTCTCTAGTCTCAAACAACTCATACAGCTGAAGAAATATACAGTGGTTGTACCACTTATAG TTATCAATGAATTGGATGGCTTAGCAAAAGGCAGCAAGGAGGGGCAGTATGACTCAACAGAACAGGCAACCAAAGTTAGAGAAAGATCAAAACAGACTGTGGAATTTCTGGAGGAAGAGTTTGAAAAGAAGAATTCCCATGTGAAGGCTCTGACCTCCAAGGGAAATGTCTtagaaacaatttcatttaGGAGTGAGGAAGGGGACTCGAGTGGG GGAATCAATGACGACATCATCCTATCTTGTTGTCTTCACTACTGCAAGGACAAAGCCAGAGAATTCATGCCGAAAGACAAAG ATGCCCCAGTGAGGTTATACAGGGAAGTAGTGTTGCTGACAGATGACAGAAACCTCCGACTGAAGGCCCACACCTGTAATGTACCTGTGAAGGATGTCCTGTCCTTCCTCAAGTGGAGCAAGATCACCTGA
- the LOC105321584 gene encoding cysteine sulfinic acid decarboxylase, which translates to MASCMTESLKVHSCAHKRIHDKNDFEVEPTEKQRITMLSDKPVRKSNKENSMCNVTIKTKESHSENHKKHEKKAPKQEKAKHEFLDKLYEMMIKDGFMKARDRNEKVVEFSYPEELKQKIDFDLGSKTSDEKILSLCQDIIKYSVKVAHPRFFNQLYGGLDEYSLGGCWLTETMNASLYTYEVSPVFSLMERVVIDKMLGKIGFEDGDAMFCPGGSISNMYALNIARYFKYPEVKKKGIKGIPDICAFTSEKCHYSIGKGVAFMGMGLDNLINVKTDANGKMIPEDLEKKILEAKAEGKTPYFVNATAGTTVFGAFDPIDEIADICQKYNLWMHVDGAWGGGALLSKTYSPLLKGVERADSMTWNPHKLMGVPQQCSLVFTKHKGLLEQCHSANASYLFQQDKFYDVSYDTGDKSIQCGRKNDVLKLWIMWKNKGDEGFERDIDNQFECAKYLAQLVQEREGFELMLEPQCTNVCFYYIPKRLRGLERTPEWWNEISKVGPKVKEGMMKAGSMMVGYQPDGDFVNFFRMIISNLDTVKSDMDFVVDEIDRLGKDL; encoded by the exons ATGGCCAGTTGTATGACAG aATCACTTAAAGTGCACAGTTGTGCCCACAAAAGAATCCACGACAAAAATGACTTCGAAGTGGAGCCCACAGAGAAGCAGAGAATTACAATGCTCTCTGACAAGCCCGTCAGGAAATCCAACAAAGAGAACAGTATGTGTAATGTGACAATTAAGACTAAAGAAAGTCATAGTGAGAACCACAAAAAGCATGAGAAAAAGGCCCCCAAACAAGAAAAAGCAAAACATGAATTCTTGGACAAACTCTACGAAATGATGATAAAAGATGGGTTTATGAAGGCTCGTGACCGCAATGAAAAAGTAGTGGAATTCTCCTATCCTGAAGAACTAAAGCAGAAAATTGACTTTGATCTTGGAAGCAAGACATCTGATGAAAAAATACTTAGCCTGTGCCAAGACATCATCAAGTACAGTGTGAAAGTTG CCCATCCCCGATTTTTTAACCAGTTGTATGGAGGACTTGATGAGTACAGTTTGGGAGGATGTTGGTTGACAGAGACCATGAATGCCAGCCTGTACACCTACGAAGTGTCCCCTGTGTTCTCCCTGATGGAGAGAGTAGTCATCGACAAAATGCTTGGCAAAATCGGATTTGAGGATGGAGATGCCATGTTCTGCCCTGGCGGTTCTATTTCCAACATGTATGCACTCAACATTGCCAGATATTTTAAATACCCAGAAGTCAAAAAGAAGGGGATCAAAGGCATTCCCGACATATGTGCCTTCACCtctgaaaag tgcCACTATTCTATAGGCAAAGGTGTGGCTTTTATGGGAATGGGCCTTGACAACCTCATCAATGTCAAGACTGATGCTAATGGAAAAATGATTCCAGAAGACTTGGAAAAGAAAATCTTGGAGGCCAAAGCTGAGGGCAAGACCCCATACTTTGTCAATGCCACTGCTGGAACAACTGTTTTTGGAGCATTTGATCCCATCGATGAAATTGCTGATATTTGCCAGAAATACAATCTGTGGATGCATGTTGATGGTGCCTGGGGTGGTGGCGCCCTCCTGTCCAAGACCTACAGTCCCCTTTTGAAGGGAGTGGAAAGGGCCGACTccatgacttggaacccccataAACTCATGGGTGTTCCCCAGCAGTGCTCGCTCGTCTTTACCAAACACAAG GGTTTGCTGGAGCAGTGCCATTCTGCCAATGCCTCGTACCTGTTCCAACAGGACAAGTTTTACGATGTCTCTTACGATACCGGCGACAAGTCCATTCAGTGTGGCCGCAAGAATGACGTCCTGAAGCTTTGGATCATGTGGAAGAACAAGGGCGATGAAGGCTTTGAGAGAGACATTGACAATCAGTTTGAATGTGCCAAATACCTGGCCCAGCTCGTCCAGGAGAGGGAGGGATTCGAGCTTATGCTGGAG CCTCAGTGCACCAACGTGTGTTTCTACTATATCCCCAAGAGACTACGTGGTCTAGAGAGAACTCCAGAGTGGTGGAATGAAATCTCCAAGGTGGGGCCAAAGGTCAAGGAGGGAATGATGAAGGCAGGCTCAATGATGGTCGGTTACCAGCCTGATGGTGACTTTGTTAATTTCTTCAGGATGATCATCTCAAATTTGGACACTGTGAAAAGTGACATGGATTTCGTTGTTGATGAAATTGATAGGCTAGGAAAAGATCTCTAA
- the LOC117692530 gene encoding uncharacterized protein: MTMEGVNTTRLPSIVRFQVGGYATERESPERGWARIRTCLIDNPCDSGQNKRQEIWSYHKKNRGVLRSLVKSLPNIPFRIKRNKKRSHSDHELSSKNEKAESFLPKISPIGIESPTKNGKIRPLGTVSKSDDIIPIGKLKSVRNREDSAIRLTSTDTENLPATGVDRVEEQKRLETGDGKNNSEKRCESRLPRLLPFKQPLSKSRVVSFSTNDLRDSSQVSDRSDSRSSCLSEDSSNSEKGIEKVNFGHSSQHITEPIPRSVLDIITGNYLSDPRIMGDRAKRDRKTGTSETATFPGGNAEKEWFERVLGDKEIIDMSNYENFARTPRTRPINDSIPKYQNVLGASNLPDRKPKTVTSRSPLKVQFDIPSEEKPSTKPSYPTTYPKQAGEPIAAYQRTTNSPSYFPLFSRDGSPIRKIGGPPKNKQQPGAKLRISFPNSTPTQEN; encoded by the coding sequence ATGACAATGGAAGGTGTTAACACAACTAGACTTCCGTCGATAGTTCGGTTCCAGGTCGGCGGGTATGCGACGGAAAGAGAATCACCAGAGCGAGGCTGGGCAAGAATCCGGACTTGTCTGATCGACAACCCTTGTGATTCGGGACAAAATAAAAGACAAGAGATTTGGTCGTACCATAAAAAGAATAGGGGAGTCTTAAGGTCTCTAGTTAAAAGCTTGCCCAACATTCCATTCCGAATAAAAAGGAACAAAAAGAGAAGCCATTCTGACCACGAACTGAGTTCCAAAAATGAGAAAGCCGAATCATTTCTTCCAAAAATTTCTCCAATTGGAATCGAGTCGCCGACGAAAAATGGAAAGATTCGACCCCTAGGGACAGTGAGTAAAAGTGATGATATCATTCCAATTGGAAAATTGAAGAGTGTACGGAATAGAGAAGACAGTGCAATACGACTTACTTCCACTGACACCGAAAACTTACCGGCTACAGGGGTAGATAGAGTAGAGGAACAAAAGAGACTTGAAACTGGGGACGGGAAAAATAATTCTGAGAAAAGATGTGAATCTCGCTTGCCTAGATTACTAccatttaaacaacctctaagtAAATCAAGAGTGGTGTCTTTTTCTACGAACGATTTGCGCGATTCTTCACAGGTCAGTGATAGAAGCGATTCAAGGTCATCTTGTCTTAGCGAAGACTCGTCCAATTCCGAGAAAGGCATCGAAAAGGTGAATTTCGGACATTCTAGTCAACACATAACAGAACCTATTCCTAGATCAGTTTTAGATATCATAACTGGAAACTATTTATCAGACCCGAGAATCATGGGTGATAGAGCCAAGAGAGACAGAAAAACCGGCACATCGGAGACGGCAACCTTTCCCGGAGGGAACGCGGAGAAGGAGTGGTTCGAGAGAGTGTTGGGCGATAAGGAGATCATAGACATGTCTAACTATGAGAACTTTGCCAGAACGCCAAGAACTAGGCCAATCAACGACTCCATACCAAAGTATCAGAATGTTCTAGGCGCAAGCAACCTTCCGGACCGGAAACCAAAGACTGTCACTTCCCGAAGTCCTCTCAAGGTACAGTTCGATATTCCCTCGGAAGAGAAACCCTCAACAAAACCATCATACCCGACTACGTACCCTAAACAGGCGGGGGAGCCCATTGCAGCGTACCAAAGAACGACCAATTCCCcgagttatttccccttgttCAGCCGTGATGGATCACCAATCCGTAAAATCGGCGGGCcaccaaaaaacaaacaacagcCAGGCGCCAAATTGAGAATATCTTTTCCAAACAGTACACCGACCCAAGAAAACTAA